The genomic window GGAGCCGGACCCGGCCTCGTTCTCGCACACGGGGCGGGCGGCACCATCGAGACCAACTTCGGCAACCTGATCCCCGCCCTCGCCGCCACGCACACTGTGGTCGCCTCCGACTACCCGGACAGCAATATCCAGCTCACCCTCGACGGCCTCGCCGACGCGCTCGTTGCGGCAGCGGTCGACGGCGGCGTCGAGACGTTCACCATCCTCGGCTATTCCCTCGGCACCACCGTGGCCGTGCGCGCTGCCGTGCGGCATCCGGACCGGGTCCGCGGCCTGCTGCTCGCCGCCGGGTTCGCGAAGGCCGACAACCGGGCCCGTCTCACGGTGCAGATCTGGCAGGACCTGCTCGATCGCGGCGACACGGCCAGCTTCGCCCGGCTGGCCCTCGCGGCGTCCTTCAGTCCGGCCTATCTGAACGCCCTGCCTGCCGAGGTTGTCGACGAGCTCGTCCGAGTCGGCACGACCACCATTCCCGGCGGCACCCTGCAGCAGGCCAGCCTGGTCGAAATCGTCGACACCACCGCCGATTTGGCCCGCATCACCGTGCCAACCCTGGTCGTCAACGCCACCGAAGACCTCCTGATCCACCCCGCCAACTCCCGCTACCTAGCCGCCACCATCCCCAACGCCGACTACACCGAAATCCCCGCAGGCCACGTCCTCATGGCCGAACACCCCACCCAGTGGCACAAAACTGTCGAAACCTTCCTCACCCAACACAACCTCTAGCCGCGCGCGAGTGGCACATGGCTACGGCGAAACGCGAGAAGCCGCTGGCTGGTGTGCCACTCGCGGATCAACCCAGGTGTTTGAGCTGGGGCCAGAGCTGGGACCAGGGGGCGCGGATGCGGCAGTGGAAGAGGGGTTCGCCTTGTTCGTCGTTGTCGATGTCGAGGGCGTTGTCGATGTGGCCTGCGGGGTGGATGTCGGTGCAGATCCGCGTCAGCTGGTCGTGCTCGATGCCGATGGTGAGCACGTCGGTGGCGGTGTCGCTCGGTGGGCCCCACCACCAGTAGGAGTTGTGGCCGGAGTGAGGTTTGGGTAGGTCGTAGGGGGCACCGAAACGTTCGATGGCGGCGGCTTCACCGTAATTGGCGGTGAGGATGGTGACGTCGCGGCCGAGGCGGGCGCGCGCCTCGCCGACTTGGCGGGTGAATTCCGGCCAGCCGATGGTTTCGCCCGCGTCGTAGTTGACGGCGAGGACCGGTGTGTCTTTCAGCATCGAGACAGGGAGTACCGGCAGGAACAGCACCGCCGAGATCGCCGCGTTCACGGCGACCACGAAACTCACCGCCGCCCAGCGGGTCCGGGCTCGACCCAACCACGCCGCCACCGGCACCGCCCCGGCCGCGAGCAGGATCGGGTACATTCCGCCGAGGTAGTACGCCTTGCCGCCGGTCACCAGGAACAACGCGAAGAGCAGGCCATAGGTTGCCGCGGACGCTCGATATCGGCTGTCCCTGGCCAGCCGCCACAAGCCGAAGGCCCACAGCGGCACCAGCAGCGGGCCCATCAGCCCGAACTGCAAGAGCACGAACATGATCGGCGAATCCGACGTTCCGGACGATCCGCCCGCGATCGCCCGGCCCATCTCCCACTGCGGCCACCCGTTTCGCGCCTGCCACACCAGATAGGGCAGCCAGATCAGTATCGCGATCCCGATGGCCATCGGGAAGAACTTGGTGGCGAACAGTTTTCGCGGACCGAGCGCAAGTAGCGAGACCAGCAGCGCGAGCACCGGGAAGATCAGCAGCAGCTTGTTCTGCCACCCGATGCCGACCACCACCCCGATCACCGGCCACCAGCGCGGGTCACCTCCCCCGCCCCGCCCACGCAGCAGTACCAGCATGAGCACCGACACCACCGACCACACCGCCAGATCGATCACCGCGGTGCTCAACATGTGCCCGGCCCCCATGACCAACGCCGCACTCGCCACCGCGGCGGCGGCCAGCGCCTGCGCCCCGCGCCCGCCACCGAACTCCCGCGCCATCAGCCCGGCACAGACCACCACGAGGGTGGCCGCGAGGACCGCGGGTAGCCGCAGTACGAATAACGAATCGGGATCGATCGCCGCCATCGCCTCGGCCAGCAGGGGCGTCAGTGGCGGCTGATCCGGGTAACCCCAGGACAGGTGTCGCCCGGCCGCCAGGAAGTACAACTCGTCGCGGTGATACCCATAGCGCGGGGCACACGCGGTAAGGACTACGGCAAACAGCGCCGCGACGACGGGCACTCGACAAGCCTGGCACAGAACGGCGGCGTATGCTGCACCTCGACGCAGTTCTTACTCTGGAGTAAGATAGACTTACTCAGGAGTAAGATAGCTGGGAGCAAGACCTCACCCCACCCACCCGAGAAAACAGGTGATGATGAGCACTCGAGACAGCGCAACGAAGCGACGTCCAGACACGTCCGCAGTCGGCCTCAACCACCCCAAGCGGGACTGGATGGGCGCGGCCATGCGGGTGATGACGACCCTTACCGGGTCGGAGCTCGCCGAGAAGTACAACCTGCGCAAGCCGATCGAGCGAGTCACCTACGAGGGCACCAAGACCGGCTTCCGCACGCTCGGCGCCGCCACCCGTGCCTTCGCCAAGGTCACCGGCAGCGGTCAGCCGAAACGGCTGGCGCCGAACGAGTCGAAGAACAAGGACTTCTTCGACCTCACCCCCACCGACGAGCAGCAGATGATCGTCGAGACGGTGAAGGAATTCGCCGCCGAGATCCTGCGCCCGGCCGCCTACGACGCCGACGCCGCCGCGAAGGCCCCGCGCGATCTGCTGGAGCGCGCCGCCGAGCTCGGCATCACCCTGATCAACGTGCCCGAAGAGCTGGAGGGTGCGGCATCGGAGCGTGGTGCGGTCACCAATTCTCTTGTGGCCGAGGCGCTTGCGCACGGCGACATGGGTCTGGCGCTGCCGATTCTCGCGCCGAGCGGCGTCGCGGTCGCCCTCTCCCAGTGGGGTACCGACGCTCAACAGCAGACCTACCTGCCCGCCTTCACCGGCGAGAACGTGCCGCAGGCCTCCGTGGTGATCAGCGAGCCGCGCGCACTGTTCGACCCGTTCGCATTGCAGACCAAGGCCGTTCGCTCGCCGAGCGGCTACCGGATCTCCGGCGTCAAGAGCCTGGTGCCCGCCGCGGCGGACGCCGAGCTGTTCCTGATCGCCGCCGAACTCGACGGTCGCCCAGCGCTTTTCATCGTTCCGTCGGACGCACCCGGCCTGGTGGTCGAGGCCGACCCGAGCATGGGTCTGCGCGCGGCGGGCCTCGGTCGCCTGCTGCTCGACAATGTCGCGGTCGGCACCGACGCGATCCTCGGCGACGGTGATGCCAAGCAGCGTGCCGAGGACTACGCCGACGCGGTTCGGCTCGCTCGCCTTGGCTGGGCTTCGCTCGCGGTCGGCACCGGACAAGCCGTGCTGGACTACGTGGTTCCGTACGTGAACGAGCGGGTCGCGTTCGGCGAGCCGATCTCGCACCGCCAGGCGGTCGCCTTCATGGTCGCCAATATCGCGATCGAGCTGGACGGCCTGCGGCTGGTGACCCTGCGGGGCGCGTCGCGCGCGGAGCAGGGCCTGTCCTTCGCCCGTGAGGCGTCGCTGGCCCGAAAGTTGGCCACGGACAAGGGAATGCAGATCGGCCTGGACGGCGTGCAGCTGCTCGGTGGCCACGGCTTCACCAAGGAACACCCGGTCGAGCGCTGGTACCGCGACCTGCGGAGCATCGGCGTCGCCGAAGGTGTCGTGCTCATCTAACCGGCCCGTTCCTTACTTTCCAGGAGACCTTCCATGATCAACCTCGAACTCCCCAAGAAGCTGCGGGCCAGCGCGAACCAGGCCCATCAGGTCGCGACCGAGATCTTCCGGCCGATCTCGCGCAAGTACGACCTCGCCGAGCACGAGTACCCGGTCGAGCTGGACACCATGGCCGCCATGGTCGAAGGCCTCGCCGACTCCGGCACCCAGAAGATCGGCGGCGCCGCCGGTGGGCGGGAGGACGACAGCGAGTCGGACGTGCACGCCACCGAGCTGCTCGGAAACACCAACGGCGGCAATATGTCCGCGCTGTTGAATGCCCTGGAGACGTCCTGGGGTGACGTCGGCCTGATGCTCTCGATCCCCTACCAGGGTCTCGGCAACGCGGCCATCGCTGCCGTCGCCACCGACGAGCAGCTGAAGCGTTTCGGCAAGGTGTGGGCCTCGATGGCGATCACCGAACCGTCGTTCGGATCCGACTCGGCCGCCGTATCCACCACCGCCGTGCTCGATGGCGACGAGTGGGTGCTCAACGGCGAGAAGATCTTTGTGACCGCGGGCCAGCGGTCCACCCACATCGTGGTGTGGGCGACGGTCGACAAGAGCCTCGGCCGCGCGGCTATCAAGTCGTTCGTCGTGCCGCGCGACGCTCCCGGTCTTTCGGTGGCCCGGCTCGAGCACAAGCTCGGCATCAAGGCCTCCGACACCGCCGTGCTGCTGTTGCAGGACTGCCGGATTCCGAAGGACAACATCCTCGGCAGCCCGGAAGTCAACGTGGAGAAGGGCTTTGCCGGGGTCATGCAGACCTTCGACAACACCCGTCCGCTGGTTGCCGCGATGGCGGTCGGCGTGGCCCGCGCCGCCCTGGAGGAGCTGCGTGCCATCCTGACCGACGCCGGTGTCGAGATCTCCTACGACACCCCGCCGAACAACCAGCACGCCGCGGCCGCCGAATTCCTGCGCATGGAAGCCGATTACGAGTCCGCCTACCTGCTGTCGCTGCGCGCCGCGTGGATGGCCGACAACAAGAAGCCGAACTCGCTCGAGGCCTCCATGTCCAAGGCCAAGGCTGGCCGCACCGGCACCGACGTCTCCCTGAAGGCCGTCGAACTCGCCGGCGCCATCGGCTACTCCCAGCGCACCCTGCTGGAGAAGTGGGGCCGTGACTCGAAGATCCTCGACATCTTCGAAGGCACCCAGCAGATCCAGCAGCTCATCGTGGCTCGCCGGATCCTCGGCAAGACGAGTGCCGAGCTGAAGTAGTAGGTGGCAACGGCGGACTTGCTAGCACGCGAGCCTGCCGGGTTGATATCATGAAATCATCACGCGAGTGATGTCGAGCGGTAGGACCGCCGCTGGTAACGACGGCCCTACCTGGTGGTTTACCTAGACCGCCAGACTCGGCGGACCAAGATGAGCGCCCCGGCGATTACGGCAGCACCTGTCAAGACGATGCCGTAGTCGACCGGGGCCTTGCTCTTTCTCCGGCGATGTTTCGCCATACCCACCACCTCCTTCCTGGGCGCGATGTGTGGACCATGTCCATCGCCCCTCGGAAGGAAGTGAGCTCACAATACCTGCGTCTACCAACGACTTTCGGGCGCGTTCGCAAACTCGTGCGAATGCGCCCGTTTCACATTTTCCGGCCGTTCGCGCCTGGATTCCGTCCCAATTGTCGGTTCCGGTGTGGACACACCTTCGCCGAGATGCGCATAGCGGGAAAGGGACACATCAGTGCCGGATAGTGGACCGGGCACATAATCGCTGGCAACGTAACGGCCTGCGTTTCTTGATCGACAAATTCAGCGGACGAATTTCTCTCGAGCTGTACCAGAGACCTCAAGGAGCAACTGGATATGGAACGACTGAGCGTGACGCGTCGCCTCGCTACCGTTTTCGCCGCCACCGCGGTAGTAGCGAGTGTTTTTTCCGGTAATGCCACTGCCGAACCGGCGACGGTGGATTGGGCCGGTGCCGCCCAGCAGCTGCGGGCGGCGGCCGTGGGTAACCCCGAGGCCGAGCAGGCGGTGGATCGGCTGGTGGCCTCCGGGCAGGTGAACAAGGCCGGGCAGGTGGCACTGCCCGCGCAGCCGTTCCAGATTCCGGCGCAGTCGGATATCGGGCGCGGCGCTGGGCCGGGCGTCTACGGGTCCGGCATCGCACTCGGCCTCGACGGGTTCCGGTTCGGGTTCTTCGGCGGACCGGGCACGATCGCGCCGAACCAGGCGGGCGCCAAGCTGGAAGTGCTGTGGATCAACCTGTCCAACGGGCGCAGCGGCACCGAGGTGCTCTACGAGCACAACGACGTTCCGGTGGATACCACCATCAGGACCCGCCCGCTCGACACCGGCAGCGGCCTGATCGTGGCCGCGGTGTACGGCACCCTGTGGCACCGCTGGTCAGTGCCGGTGAGCGACGCGAACCCGGACGGATTCCAGTACCAGCGCGGCACCATCTCGGTCCCCTCGTTCGGCGCCGTCTACAACTGATCGACCGCTGCGACGGCCCCCACGGCACGGACCGTGGGGGCCGTCGCGTCCGCGGACCCGGATGACCTCTTGTCCGGAATTACGTAGTTCCGTAGCTTTTGTGGCGTGAGTCTGGAAGAGCGGGTTGCGGAACTCGAACGGCGGCTCAGTGACATGGCCGCCCCCAACGGCAACGGGCAGGAAGCGGCAACCGACCGATGGGCGGTGACCCGCCTGCACGACGAGTTCGTCGCGGCGGATGAGCCCAACGGCGGCGTCCTGTTCGCCGGTTCGGTGCGGCTGCCGACCGACGAGCACTACGGCTGGCAGGCGACCTTCACCACCGGGGACCTCATCGAGGACGACTGGGCCGAAACGGCGGAATGCCTTGCCGCGCTCGGGAATCCGGTGCGACTACGGCTATTGCGGGAGATCATGGGTGGCCGCAGGACGGCCGCGGAACTCGTCGGCCTCGAGGGCGTCGGCACGTCCGGGCAGGTCTATCACCATCTACGACAGCTTGCCGCCGTCGGCTGGTTACACACCGCGGGCCGCGGGCGTTTCGAAGTGCCCGCGGCCCGGGTGGTGCCATTGCTGATCGCATTGGCAAGCGCGCGGCGCTGACGCGATCAGTTACCGACCGAGATTCAGCCGCACTCTTGGTCAACCGCTCGGCCGCTCGAAAACCCGCCCGCCGAGGGCGAAAAGTGAGAATCGTTTCCCAGTCTGTGACCTGTCACACTTTGGACTGCTACGGTGGGCCACGCAATGCCGTTCGAGTTCGCTAGGTCGAGTGCCGACGCGAGATTCTGGTGGAGGTTTTCGACATGAAGGTGGCGCACGCTTTAGAGGCCGTAAAGGCGCTCGGAGTGCTCCGGTCCCGGGGTGTAAGCGATCCGCGCAAGCCGCTGGAAACGCTGCGCACGATCAAGGAATCACAAATATTCGG from Nocardia iowensis includes these protein-coding regions:
- a CDS encoding ArsR/SmtB family transcription factor, producing MSLEERVAELERRLSDMAAPNGNGQEAATDRWAVTRLHDEFVAADEPNGGVLFAGSVRLPTDEHYGWQATFTTGDLIEDDWAETAECLAALGNPVRLRLLREIMGGRRTAAELVGLEGVGTSGQVYHHLRQLAAVGWLHTAGRGRFEVPAARVVPLLIALASARR
- a CDS encoding alpha/beta fold hydrolase, which gives rise to MTAIPLRTTVTGAGPGLVLAHGAGGTIETNFGNLIPALAATHTVVASDYPDSNIQLTLDGLADALVAAAVDGGVETFTILGYSLGTTVAVRAAVRHPDRVRGLLLAAGFAKADNRARLTVQIWQDLLDRGDTASFARLALAASFSPAYLNALPAEVVDELVRVGTTTIPGGTLQQASLVEIVDTTADLARITVPTLVVNATEDLLIHPANSRYLAATIPNADYTEIPAGHVLMAEHPTQWHKTVETFLTQHNL
- a CDS encoding glycosyltransferase family 39 protein; the encoded protein is MPVVAALFAVVLTACAPRYGYHRDELYFLAAGRHLSWGYPDQPPLTPLLAEAMAAIDPDSLFVLRLPAVLAATLVVVCAGLMAREFGGGRGAQALAAAAVASAALVMGAGHMLSTAVIDLAVWSVVSVLMLVLLRGRGGGGDPRWWPVIGVVVGIGWQNKLLLIFPVLALLVSLLALGPRKLFATKFFPMAIGIAILIWLPYLVWQARNGWPQWEMGRAIAGGSSGTSDSPIMFVLLQFGLMGPLLVPLWAFGLWRLARDSRYRASAATYGLLFALFLVTGGKAYYLGGMYPILLAAGAVPVAAWLGRARTRWAAVSFVVAVNAAISAVLFLPVLPVSMLKDTPVLAVNYDAGETIGWPEFTRQVGEARARLGRDVTILTANYGEAAAIERFGAPYDLPKPHSGHNSYWWWGPPSDTATDVLTIGIEHDQLTRICTDIHPAGHIDNALDIDNDEQGEPLFHCRIRAPWSQLWPQLKHLG
- a CDS encoding acyl-CoA dehydrogenase family protein — translated: MINLELPKKLRASANQAHQVATEIFRPISRKYDLAEHEYPVELDTMAAMVEGLADSGTQKIGGAAGGREDDSESDVHATELLGNTNGGNMSALLNALETSWGDVGLMLSIPYQGLGNAAIAAVATDEQLKRFGKVWASMAITEPSFGSDSAAVSTTAVLDGDEWVLNGEKIFVTAGQRSTHIVVWATVDKSLGRAAIKSFVVPRDAPGLSVARLEHKLGIKASDTAVLLLQDCRIPKDNILGSPEVNVEKGFAGVMQTFDNTRPLVAAMAVGVARAALEELRAILTDAGVEISYDTPPNNQHAAAAEFLRMEADYESAYLLSLRAAWMADNKKPNSLEASMSKAKAGRTGTDVSLKAVELAGAIGYSQRTLLEKWGRDSKILDIFEGTQQIQQLIVARRILGKTSAELK
- a CDS encoding acyl-CoA dehydrogenase family protein, with translation MMMSTRDSATKRRPDTSAVGLNHPKRDWMGAAMRVMTTLTGSELAEKYNLRKPIERVTYEGTKTGFRTLGAATRAFAKVTGSGQPKRLAPNESKNKDFFDLTPTDEQQMIVETVKEFAAEILRPAAYDADAAAKAPRDLLERAAELGITLINVPEELEGAASERGAVTNSLVAEALAHGDMGLALPILAPSGVAVALSQWGTDAQQQTYLPAFTGENVPQASVVISEPRALFDPFALQTKAVRSPSGYRISGVKSLVPAAADAELFLIAAELDGRPALFIVPSDAPGLVVEADPSMGLRAAGLGRLLLDNVAVGTDAILGDGDAKQRAEDYADAVRLARLGWASLAVGTGQAVLDYVVPYVNERVAFGEPISHRQAVAFMVANIAIELDGLRLVTLRGASRAEQGLSFAREASLARKLATDKGMQIGLDGVQLLGGHGFTKEHPVERWYRDLRSIGVAEGVVLI